A single genomic interval of Aureliella helgolandensis harbors:
- a CDS encoding bestrophin family protein, translating to MPLREFVLPLVSSRTLCHVLGMALLVGLYSCIPVAVEFSPYAFFDGPSEFHAVLSLILGWLLVFRTNTAYNRWWEARTLWGGLVNASRNLSLKFTKLGNFETRELRRVQQLLIAFPVALRCHLRSEKPAIGLRDLDYEELETIHLPQGIAQEIYSILGAAKRAGRIDGEEMRAIDVEALRLMDIAGGCERILKTRIVKSYRIFARQCVLIFLASLPWGIVQDFRFWTIPLTILTAYFMLGLEVVAEHVEEPFGYDEDDLDLDGLCQTIALSVNEAFLHLGQL from the coding sequence ATGCCTCTTCGCGAATTTGTTCTTCCTCTGGTCTCCAGCCGAACGCTATGCCACGTTCTTGGCATGGCCCTGCTGGTCGGCCTCTACTCTTGCATTCCCGTCGCGGTCGAATTTTCTCCCTACGCATTTTTCGACGGGCCTTCGGAGTTTCACGCGGTCCTATCCCTGATCTTGGGATGGCTGTTGGTATTCCGCACTAATACGGCCTATAACCGCTGGTGGGAAGCGCGGACGCTGTGGGGTGGCCTCGTCAACGCCAGTCGCAATTTGTCGCTCAAGTTTACCAAGCTAGGAAATTTCGAAACGCGAGAATTACGTCGAGTGCAGCAGCTGTTGATCGCTTTCCCTGTCGCACTTCGTTGCCACCTTCGAAGCGAAAAACCTGCAATCGGGCTCAGGGATTTAGATTATGAGGAGCTCGAGACGATCCACTTGCCGCAAGGAATCGCCCAGGAAATCTATTCAATTCTTGGGGCCGCCAAACGGGCAGGCAGAATCGATGGTGAGGAAATGCGGGCCATCGATGTGGAGGCACTGAGATTGATGGATATTGCCGGGGGCTGTGAGAGAATTCTGAAAACACGCATTGTCAAATCCTATCGCATTTTTGCGCGACAGTGCGTCCTAATATTCCTCGCCTCCCTCCCCTGGGGAATCGTTCAAGACTTTAGATTCTGGACCATACCACTCACCATCCTTACCGCCTACTTCATGCTGGGGCTGGAAGTTGTCGCCGAGCATGTCGAAGAACCGTTCGGGTACGACGAGGACGATCTCGACCTCGATGGGCTATGTCAAACCATAGCCCTCTCGGTAAACGAAGCCTTCCTCCATTTAGGGCAGTTGTAG
- a CDS encoding Crp/Fnr family transcriptional regulator: protein MGQSFWHIRNCSLFQRLTEQQLELLEKRARQRKFAKGSSVYLPTDRSDGAFLLAEGRVRICATTPEGKQSILAFVEAGELFGELALLEPGQREERADVVNAATIILIPGDILRELMEVSAPLALGVTKLIGLRRRRIERRLRSLLFRSNRERLTHLLIELSEQYGNPTSEGIELAIRLSHQDLASIIGATRETVTTLLGEMQSEGLLQIKRQRLLILDWQRLGATE, encoded by the coding sequence ATGGGGCAATCTTTCTGGCACATTCGAAATTGCTCGCTCTTCCAACGTCTGACGGAACAGCAGCTGGAGCTCCTCGAGAAGCGCGCACGCCAGCGCAAATTCGCCAAGGGCTCTTCGGTCTATCTTCCTACCGACCGCTCAGACGGTGCATTCCTGCTCGCGGAAGGGCGAGTTCGCATTTGTGCAACGACTCCGGAAGGTAAGCAGAGCATTCTCGCTTTCGTAGAAGCAGGCGAGCTGTTCGGTGAATTGGCACTCTTGGAGCCGGGACAACGAGAGGAACGGGCCGATGTGGTCAATGCCGCCACCATCATCTTGATCCCCGGTGACATCCTAAGAGAACTTATGGAGGTCTCCGCTCCGCTGGCGCTGGGAGTCACCAAATTAATTGGACTACGGCGTCGACGTATCGAACGACGCTTGCGCAGCCTTCTCTTTCGCAGCAATCGCGAACGCCTGACCCATCTCCTCATCGAACTCTCCGAACAGTACGGGAACCCCACTAGCGAGGGAATCGAGTTAGCAATTCGCCTCTCTCATCAAGATCTCGCCTCGATCATTGGAGCCACGCGGGAAACCGTAACGACACTTTTGGGGGAAATGCAAAGCGAAGGTCTGCTTCAAATCAAACGCCAGCGACTGCTCATCCTCGACTGGCAGCGTCTGGGTGCCACGGAATAA
- a CDS encoding sigma-70 family RNA polymerase sigma factor translates to MKKNYRSQPAFEDAFDSEFESVDARDYTSNSAKFTGVDGNEDDSSDFDSELIEEGDLEELHEVVESTDDPVRMYLMQMGEIPLLTRAQELTSAKKIERTRSKYRHWMLATDFVLQGACKLLEQVRDSKLRLDRTIEVSVTNAAEKKAIMKRIVPNIKTLRHLLIQNHHDYFVAINHKLDTVTRRAAWKKLTRRRNRAVRLVEEMNLRTNRLEPLFEKLDSIDARMRTLKNQIEVARESGYVDGESLEKLLEELRYLMRITYESPRTLRRRIERVASHRVEYDAAKRELSAGNLRLVVSIAKKYRNRGLSFLDLIQEGNTGLMRAVDKFEHERGFKFSTYATWWIRQAITRAIADQSRTIRVPVHMIDTMTKVRMVTRQLVQELGREPSVEETAEKAGLSVDDARVIMKMARQPLSLDQPVGDHDDSYFGEFLEDHRDEDPLYEANQESLKFHIDEAMQSLNYREREILRLRYGLADGYAYTLEEVGRIFSVTRERVRQIESKAVRKLQQPYRNKALMSFVDGLDPQAFETESANS, encoded by the coding sequence ATGAAAAAGAACTACCGAAGCCAGCCAGCGTTCGAAGACGCGTTTGACAGCGAATTCGAAAGCGTGGATGCCCGCGACTACACCAGCAACTCAGCCAAATTCACTGGGGTTGACGGCAACGAAGACGATTCCAGCGATTTTGATAGTGAATTGATCGAGGAGGGAGATCTCGAAGAGCTTCATGAGGTTGTCGAAAGCACAGACGATCCAGTTCGCATGTATCTGATGCAAATGGGCGAGATTCCATTGTTGACCAGAGCACAAGAACTGACGAGTGCCAAGAAGATTGAACGAACTCGCAGCAAGTACCGACACTGGATGCTGGCCACCGATTTCGTACTCCAAGGCGCCTGCAAACTCTTAGAACAAGTCCGTGACAGCAAACTGCGTTTGGATCGCACGATTGAAGTCAGCGTGACCAATGCGGCTGAGAAGAAGGCGATCATGAAGCGGATCGTGCCGAACATCAAAACACTGCGGCACCTGCTCATCCAAAACCATCACGACTATTTTGTCGCGATCAACCACAAGCTCGATACCGTCACCCGCCGTGCGGCTTGGAAGAAACTGACCCGCCGCCGTAACCGGGCGGTTCGATTGGTCGAGGAAATGAATCTTCGCACAAACCGGCTTGAGCCCTTGTTCGAAAAACTGGACAGCATCGATGCTCGCATGCGAACGCTGAAGAACCAGATTGAAGTCGCTCGTGAATCGGGCTACGTGGATGGCGAATCGCTAGAAAAACTCCTCGAGGAACTACGCTACCTGATGCGAATCACCTACGAGAGCCCTCGCACTCTACGTCGCCGGATTGAACGGGTTGCCAGCCACCGCGTTGAGTACGATGCAGCAAAACGAGAATTGAGTGCTGGGAATTTGCGACTCGTAGTCTCCATTGCCAAGAAATATCGCAATCGCGGCCTAAGCTTCTTGGACTTGATCCAAGAGGGAAATACCGGTTTGATGCGGGCGGTCGACAAGTTCGAGCACGAGCGTGGTTTCAAGTTCTCGACGTACGCCACCTGGTGGATTCGTCAAGCCATCACCAGAGCCATTGCCGATCAAAGCCGTACCATTCGCGTCCCGGTTCACATGATCGATACGATGACCAAAGTGCGCATGGTAACCCGCCAGCTCGTTCAAGAACTGGGACGTGAACCTTCGGTCGAAGAGACTGCCGAAAAGGCAGGGCTTTCCGTCGACGATGCTCGTGTCATCATGAAGATGGCACGTCAACCACTATCGCTTGACCAACCTGTTGGAGATCACGACGACAGCTACTTCGGGGAATTCTTAGAGGATCACCGCGACGAAGATCCCTTGTACGAAGCGAACCAAGAATCGCTCAAATTCCACATCGACGAAGCCATGCAATCGCTAAACTACCGCGAACGCGAAATCCTGCGACTTCGCTATGGCTTGGCCGACGGCTACGCTTACACCCTAGAAGAAGTTGGTCGGATCTTCTCGGTCACGCGCGAACGAGTGCGTCAGATCGAAAGCAAGGCAGTTCGCAAGCTCCAACAACCGTATCGCAACAAGGCTCTGATGAGTTTTGTGGATGGTCTTGACCCACAAGCTTTCGAAACGGAATCGGCCAACAGCTGA
- a CDS encoding DUF6690 family protein, which produces MSNTFLKRPLTGLLVLAGAAGGPYMLFETDVGSQARQAATGIVSTSDAPPPPGRLTSASHSNSQDPYYGLTGNDPRLNPLNPSDTLQDVVYPPVLALQQVLRFDVSPGWVTQQFPRITTVLADMQLDGLRVPLVTGTTPGDIAGTLTYYFDRYKRLQRIKLEGVAGDPSRFVAELQQIYKLEQSPSLGGGLYVLKWNGHPTSVMHVAPAPVIHADSPYSRFNVFLELNLPGLEYGLSVDAEQFIRAGQATQRW; this is translated from the coding sequence ATGTCTAACACATTCCTAAAGAGACCCTTGACTGGGCTGCTCGTCTTGGCTGGTGCTGCAGGTGGCCCCTACATGCTCTTCGAAACCGACGTTGGCAGCCAGGCGCGCCAGGCGGCGACTGGGATTGTTTCCACCAGCGATGCGCCACCACCACCGGGCCGCTTGACCAGTGCCAGCCACAGCAACTCTCAGGATCCCTACTATGGATTGACCGGCAACGATCCTAGACTCAATCCGCTCAACCCCTCTGATACCTTGCAGGACGTGGTGTATCCCCCCGTGTTGGCGCTGCAGCAGGTGTTGCGGTTTGACGTTTCACCGGGCTGGGTCACTCAACAATTCCCGCGGATTACTACCGTGCTGGCCGACATGCAGTTGGACGGCCTCCGCGTTCCCTTGGTAACCGGAACTACTCCCGGTGATATTGCAGGGACGTTGACCTACTATTTTGATCGTTACAAGAGATTGCAGCGGATCAAGTTGGAGGGCGTGGCTGGTGATCCGTCGCGGTTTGTCGCGGAATTGCAGCAAATCTACAAGCTGGAGCAGTCACCATCGCTCGGGGGCGGTCTCTACGTTTTGAAGTGGAATGGTCATCCGACGAGTGTAATGCATGTCGCCCCGGCCCCAGTCATTCACGCCGATTCGCCCTATTCTCGCTTCAATGTGTTTCTCGAGCTCAATTTGCCTGGGCTTGAGTATGGGCTGAGCGTTGACGCAGAACAGTTTATTCGGGCCGGTCAAGCGACGCAGCGTTGGTAG
- a CDS encoding tetratricopeptide repeat protein has protein sequence MDPLTPKDHLIRRNPVEVAAWLEEGEPDKATSGSPIKLERFQALEQTLRDHPITVEPYLELAKIYLGSQRWTDARRVLELAISRFDEEEEVHYLLEESQLARSLQLYNQAQQEYASEPTVLTKESFERSRIELNVLRERVCLSRLARHPEQVELYLPLATAQEELENQQAAMESLQKVLQVPSLRASAALQLGELYRRAGQIPAALSSFRRAAMFRVPPPAPEIKRRALQSAADLAEEAGLFDSTQRYLELLLEMSPDDVELQQRMRSMERWRATE, from the coding sequence ATGGACCCGTTAACTCCGAAAGACCACCTGATACGGCGCAACCCCGTCGAGGTAGCCGCTTGGCTCGAGGAAGGAGAACCGGACAAGGCAACATCGGGATCGCCTATTAAGCTGGAGCGTTTTCAGGCGTTGGAACAGACGCTGCGGGATCACCCGATCACGGTAGAGCCCTATTTGGAATTGGCCAAAATCTATTTGGGCAGCCAGCGTTGGACCGATGCGCGACGTGTGCTGGAGCTGGCGATTTCGCGGTTTGATGAGGAAGAGGAGGTGCATTACCTCCTCGAAGAATCTCAACTCGCCCGCTCTCTGCAATTGTACAACCAAGCGCAACAAGAATACGCATCTGAGCCAACGGTGTTGACGAAGGAGAGCTTCGAACGCAGCCGGATCGAATTGAATGTGCTCCGAGAGCGAGTGTGCCTCAGCCGATTGGCTCGACATCCCGAGCAGGTTGAGCTCTATCTGCCGTTGGCGACCGCTCAAGAAGAGCTGGAGAATCAGCAGGCTGCCATGGAGTCGCTGCAAAAAGTGCTCCAAGTGCCAAGCTTACGTGCGTCGGCAGCATTGCAATTGGGGGAACTCTACCGTCGTGCCGGTCAGATTCCCGCCGCTCTATCTTCTTTCCGCCGAGCAGCCATGTTTCGGGTTCCGCCTCCAGCACCTGAGATCAAACGACGCGCTCTACAATCCGCAGCCGATTTGGCTGAGGAAGCAGGCCTGTTCGATTCGACACAGCGGTACCTTGAACTTCTACTGGAAATGTCGCCCGACGATGTCGAGCTCCAGCAGCGAATGAGGAGTATGGAACGCTGGCGAGCCACCGAGTGA
- a CDS encoding class I SAM-dependent methyltransferase yields the protein MNPSAPRDQEQLEWLIENGPRLLDATDNQGNSTSPTTEPHGSRLHAWQTCLLRDQRAYRKRAQRRFPQAHHWLWTDRSLAQASDWWTALYKASLFPHDAAVVDACCGAGADLAALGTRGPAVGIDSDPAMVLLAASNVRRNAIDAQTLLGSVPQDIPAGTQWLHVDPDRRPADTRTQVAERFSPPLSDVFQTTKRMRGAVIKLAPSTIFEPQFSEQLDDSVDRVWVGNHGECRQQLLLTGELRQLPPSARAAVLANPESALPASSFPGTVQPLTYVGAPGVTVPIVESPLRFVFDMHAVLYGADLHAAWGEAHGLQALESEAGYFTADRPLSSPWIQCFEVLEVLPWDDRRVRRWLRSQRAGLVEVKNRLHRLDANAYQRKYSQAEGSPVTLLVTRLGGRVRTIAARRI from the coding sequence GTGAACCCCTCTGCACCACGCGACCAAGAACAGCTTGAATGGCTGATTGAGAATGGTCCCCGTCTGCTCGACGCGACCGACAACCAGGGCAATTCCACTTCGCCCACGACCGAACCACACGGTAGCCGGTTGCACGCGTGGCAAACCTGCTTGCTGCGCGATCAAAGAGCGTATCGAAAACGAGCCCAACGTCGCTTTCCTCAAGCCCACCATTGGCTGTGGACCGATCGCAGCCTAGCCCAAGCAAGCGATTGGTGGACAGCACTCTACAAAGCGAGTCTATTTCCCCATGATGCTGCCGTAGTTGACGCCTGTTGCGGGGCCGGCGCAGACCTTGCCGCATTGGGTACCCGAGGGCCGGCCGTCGGCATCGATTCTGATCCAGCCATGGTCTTACTAGCTGCCTCCAATGTCCGTCGCAATGCGATTGATGCACAAACGCTCCTCGGTAGCGTGCCGCAAGACATTCCCGCGGGAACTCAATGGCTCCACGTCGACCCCGATCGCCGGCCGGCTGATACACGCACGCAAGTAGCGGAACGATTTAGTCCACCGCTCTCCGACGTATTCCAGACAACAAAGCGTATGCGTGGAGCAGTTATCAAGTTGGCGCCTTCGACAATTTTCGAGCCCCAATTTTCCGAGCAGTTAGACGACTCGGTCGATCGAGTGTGGGTGGGGAACCACGGTGAGTGCCGGCAACAACTGCTGCTCACTGGAGAATTGCGCCAGCTGCCCCCCTCGGCGCGCGCGGCGGTTTTGGCCAACCCGGAGTCCGCTCTTCCCGCGTCCTCTTTCCCGGGGACAGTCCAGCCTCTAACCTACGTCGGAGCTCCAGGCGTAACCGTCCCCATCGTCGAGTCGCCCTTGCGTTTCGTATTCGACATGCATGCCGTTCTGTATGGTGCCGATCTCCACGCTGCCTGGGGAGAGGCTCATGGTTTGCAGGCGCTGGAGTCCGAAGCGGGCTATTTCACGGCCGACCGCCCCCTAAGCTCCCCCTGGATACAGTGTTTTGAAGTCTTGGAAGTGCTGCCTTGGGATGATCGTCGCGTTCGTCGCTGGTTGAGAAGCCAGCGAGCCGGACTCGTGGAGGTCAAAAACCGCTTGCATCGTCTGGATGCCAACGCTTACCAACGCAAATACTCGCAAGCTGAGGGGAGTCCCGTAACACTATTGGTGACACGTCTGGGGGGGCGTGTGAGAACGATCGCCGCCCGTCGCATCTAG
- a CDS encoding AI-2E family transporter has translation MPNSLTSGKIATICLVIIATSVATHMIYWLRPVLVPFVVALFVVSGITPLLDTLEKRLKVNRLVAATLTFLCGLVTMGVLGACLWLSVAQMSEQGEAYQTRVKELVTKTQDWLDLDRHSLFGFSMSGEEDEPQKIAADLPNGLGPSASIRPEVQPDEDAIADAHVLPNGLPHSGIFAESHDPTLAAIRPADPQNSASGQKKFRQLIDSSLRAWLGKLSSELLGLISTSVVVLIYVFFLLLGSVETTPQTGYWIALDQQVRSYLFLKTIISILTGAAFGCALWIFGVPMSLSFGVLAFLLNYIPNVGPLVASLLPIPFILLNPDGTLMWMVGAISVTTAIQVVSGSVIEPKLMGESSDLHPVVILLALMFWGMMWGITGMFLATPITAGIKIVLESTESTKPFANILAGRFSTAAANTNRAET, from the coding sequence ATGCCGAATTCACTGACGTCCGGGAAGATTGCGACCATCTGCTTGGTGATAATCGCCACGTCAGTTGCAACCCACATGATCTACTGGTTGCGCCCCGTCCTGGTTCCGTTTGTGGTGGCTCTGTTTGTCGTCAGCGGGATTACCCCCTTGCTGGACACGCTGGAGAAGCGATTGAAGGTCAACCGCCTCGTTGCCGCCACGCTTACGTTCCTATGTGGGCTGGTGACGATGGGCGTGCTAGGGGCGTGCTTGTGGCTGTCGGTAGCTCAAATGTCCGAGCAAGGTGAGGCGTATCAGACGCGGGTCAAAGAATTGGTAACGAAAACACAAGATTGGCTCGATCTCGATCGGCACAGCTTGTTTGGCTTTTCGATGTCGGGCGAGGAAGATGAACCGCAGAAAATTGCTGCAGATCTTCCGAACGGGCTTGGTCCGTCCGCTTCGATTCGACCAGAAGTTCAGCCGGATGAGGACGCAATCGCAGATGCTCACGTGCTTCCCAACGGCCTACCCCACAGCGGGATATTCGCAGAATCTCACGATCCCACGCTGGCGGCCATTCGTCCAGCCGACCCGCAAAATTCAGCGTCCGGTCAGAAAAAATTTCGGCAGCTCATCGATAGTTCATTGCGAGCTTGGTTGGGCAAACTCAGCAGTGAGCTGCTGGGTTTGATTTCAACCAGTGTCGTCGTGCTCATCTATGTCTTCTTTTTACTGTTGGGTTCCGTGGAGACTACGCCACAGACCGGATATTGGATCGCACTCGATCAACAAGTTCGCTCCTACCTCTTTCTCAAGACCATCATCTCGATCTTGACGGGAGCTGCATTCGGTTGTGCGCTGTGGATTTTCGGGGTGCCAATGTCGCTTTCGTTCGGCGTGCTCGCCTTCTTACTCAACTATATTCCCAATGTTGGGCCCTTGGTCGCTAGTCTCCTTCCAATTCCATTTATCTTGCTCAACCCCGATGGAACTCTGATGTGGATGGTAGGTGCAATTTCAGTCACTACCGCCATTCAAGTTGTCAGCGGCAGCGTGATTGAGCCTAAGCTGATGGGGGAGTCCTCAGACCTTCACCCAGTAGTGATCCTATTGGCTCTGATGTTTTGGGGGATGATGTGGGGAATTACCGGAATGTTCCTGGCAACGCCCATCACCGCTGGAATTAAAATTGTGTTGGAGAGCACGGAATCGACCAAGCCGTTTGCCAATATTTTGGCTGGCCGCTTTTCGACTGCCGCGGCCAACACCAATCGCGCGGAAACTTAG
- a CDS encoding cysteine desulfurase family protein, whose protein sequence is MRSIYLDYSSSTPVAASVRDSMLPFLSEFYGHPARCHWYGRAAQEAVEDARSHLASLLSCHPSEIVFTSSGTESVNLGILGVCRSISKGGNGEPAHLIISTLEHACVTRCAEQLQREGWQISFVRCNADGVVQVEEFAAAIRPNTRMISLIHASHRIGTVQPIEQIAELCQARDILLHTDAAQSIGKIDCNVDDLGIDLLSLSGHKFYAPKGIGALYVRLGVPIEPILFGESYETGLRPGTANVPGIVGLGQAAKLALAGLEKGMDRTSEMRDRFHHQLESLIGKPLPIHGEHVRRVPGILSIELPGVTAEAMQRRLPEICFGPTHRSISKKPSAAPCAPAECQQLAYGPTELQSPYLLRISFGWTTSEEELQQAAQLIASAFEALVD, encoded by the coding sequence ATGCGATCAATCTATCTCGACTACAGCTCGTCGACTCCTGTGGCCGCCAGCGTTCGCGACAGCATGCTCCCGTTTTTGAGTGAATTCTATGGGCATCCCGCACGTTGCCACTGGTATGGCCGCGCCGCTCAGGAGGCCGTGGAGGATGCTCGCAGCCATCTGGCTAGTTTGCTGAGCTGCCATCCCTCGGAAATTGTGTTCACCTCCAGCGGTACCGAAAGTGTCAACTTGGGCATCCTGGGAGTCTGTCGTTCGATTTCCAAGGGGGGCAACGGTGAGCCTGCACATTTGATTATCTCAACCCTCGAACATGCCTGCGTCACGCGCTGCGCTGAGCAGTTGCAGCGGGAGGGGTGGCAAATCAGTTTCGTGCGTTGCAATGCCGACGGCGTCGTGCAGGTTGAGGAGTTTGCTGCTGCCATACGCCCCAATACGAGAATGATTAGCTTAATTCACGCTAGCCACCGTATCGGGACGGTCCAACCGATCGAGCAGATCGCTGAACTCTGCCAAGCCCGTGATATTCTCTTACACACCGATGCTGCACAATCGATCGGTAAGATTGATTGCAATGTGGACGACCTTGGAATTGATCTGCTGAGTCTGAGTGGACACAAGTTCTATGCGCCCAAGGGAATCGGGGCGTTGTATGTGCGTTTGGGGGTTCCCATCGAACCGATCTTGTTCGGCGAGTCATACGAAACAGGCTTACGGCCTGGAACGGCCAATGTGCCAGGCATCGTTGGACTGGGGCAAGCCGCCAAACTGGCATTAGCTGGTTTGGAGAAAGGGATGGATCGCACGTCTGAGATGCGCGATCGCTTTCATCATCAGCTGGAATCACTCATTGGAAAGCCACTGCCCATTCATGGTGAGCATGTGCGGCGGGTACCGGGGATTCTGAGTATCGAACTGCCTGGGGTGACTGCGGAAGCGATGCAACGCCGCCTGCCCGAGATTTGCTTCGGACCGACGCACCGTAGCATTTCTAAAAAGCCATCAGCAGCACCGTGCGCCCCTGCGGAGTGCCAGCAACTCGCCTATGGACCGACCGAGTTGCAGTCGCCCTATTTACTGCGAATCTCGTTTGGCTGGACAACCTCGGAGGAAGAGTTGCAGCAAGCGGCGCAGCTCATCGCCTCCGCTTTCGAAGCACTCGTCGATTGA